One Anolis carolinensis isolate JA03-04 chromosome 5, rAnoCar3.1.pri, whole genome shotgun sequence DNA segment encodes these proteins:
- the cpsf6 gene encoding cleavage and polyadenylation specificity factor subunit 6 isoform X7: MADGVDHIDIYADVGEEFNQEAEYGGHDQIDLYDDVISPSANNGDAPEDRDYMDSLPPSVGDDVGKGSAPNVVYTYTGKRIALYIGNLTWWTTDEDLTEAVHSLGVNDILEIKFFENRANGQSKGFALVGVGSEASSKKLMDLLPKRELHGQNPVVTPCNKQFLSQFELQSRKTTQSGQMSGEGKAGPPGGSSRATFPPSNRGRGRFPGTLPGGDRFPGPAGPGGPPPPFPAGQTPPRPPLGPPGPPGPPGPPPPGQVLPPPLTGPPNRGDRPPPPVLFPGQPFGQPPLGPLPPGPPPPVPGYGPPPGPPPPQQGPPPPPGPFPPRPPGPLGPPLTLAPPPHLPGPPPGAPPPAPHVNPAFFPPPASSGIPTSDSRGPPPSDPYGRPPPYDRGDYGPPGREIDAARTPLSEAEFEEIMNRNRAISSSAISRAVSDASAAEYGSAIETLVTAISLIKQSKVSADDRCKVLISSLQDCLHGIESKSYGSGSRRRERSRERDHSRSREKSRRHKSRSRDRHDDYYRERSRERERHRDRDRDRDRERDREREYRHR, from the exons ATGGCGGACGGCGTGGACCACATAGATATCTACGCCGACGTGGGAGAGGAGTTTAACCAG GAAGCTGAATATGGTGGGCATGATCAAATAGATCTGTATGACGACGTCATCTCCCCATCTGCCAATAACGGCGATGCACCAGAGGATCGGGATTATATGGACTCTCTTCCACCTTCTGTTGGAGATGATGTAGGCAAAGGATCAGCACCAAATGTTGTCTACACATATACAGGAAAGAGAATTGCATTGTACATTGGGAATCTTACATGG TGGACCACAGATGAAGATTTAACTGAAGCAGTTCATTCCCTTGGGGTAAATGATATTTTGGAGATAAAATTTTTTGAAAACCGTGCTAATGGCCAGTCCAAAGG ATTTGCTCTTGTAGGTGTAGGATCTGAAGCATCTTCAAAAAAACTGATGGATCTCTTACCTAAAAGAGAATTACATGGTCAAAATCCAGTTGTAACTCCATGTAACAAGCAatttctgagtcaatttgaaTTGCAGTCAAGAAAAA CCACACAGTCTGGCCAGATGTCTGGAGAAGGAAAAGCTGGTCCTCCAGGAGGCAGTTCACGGGCAACATTTCCACCAAGTAACCGAGGGAGGGGCCGTTTTCCAGGCACCCTTCCTGGAGGAGACAGATTTCCTGGGCCAGCTGGACCAGGAGGACCCCCACCACCTTTTCCAG CTGGACAGACTCCTCCACGTCCACCACTAGGTCCTCCTGGCCCACCAGGTCCTCCAGGTCCTCCTCCACCTGGCCAGGTGCTACCTCCTCCATTAACTGGTCCTCCTAATCGTGGTGACCGCCCCCCTCCTCCAGTTCTATTTCCAGGACAGCCCTTTGGTCAACCTCCACTGGGCCCACTTCCCCCTGGGCCTCCACCTCCAGTTCCAGGCTATGGTCCTCCACCAGGCCCCCCACCCCCCCAGCAGGGCCCTCCTCCACCTCCTGGCCCATTCCCCCCTCGTCCACCTGGCCCCCTAGGGCCACCTCTCACACTGGCTCCTCCTCCACACTTACCTGGGCCGCCACCAGGTGCTCCCCCGCCAGCCCCACACGTGAATCCAGCTTTCTTCCCCCCACCAGCCAGCAGTGGCATACCTACATCAGACAGTCGTGGTCCACCACCATCAGACCCGTATGGCCGACCCCCGCCATATGACAGAGGTGATTATGGGCCACCAGGCAG AGAAATTGATGCTGCAAGGACACCTCTAAGTGAAGCAGAATTTGAAGAAATCATGAATAGAAATAGGGCTATATCTAGCAGTGCCATTTCAAGAGCAGTATCAGATGCGAGTGCTG CGGAGTATGGAAGTGCTATAGAAACCTTGGTGACTGCAATTTCATTGATTAAACAGTCCAAAGTGTCTGCTGATGATCGCTGTAAAGTACTTATTAGCTCTCTGCAAGACTGCCTGCATGGAATCGAGTCCAAGTCTTATGGTTCTGGGTCAAG AAGACGTGAGCGATCAAGAGAAAGAGACCACAGCAGATCAAGAGAGAAAAGCCGGCGCCACAAATCTCGTAGCAGAGATCGGCATGATGATTATTATCGGGAACGAAGCCGGGAACGCGAGAGACATCGTGACCGCGATAGAGACCGTGACAGAGAGCGTGACAGAGAACGGGAATATCGACATCGTTAA
- the cpsf6 gene encoding cleavage and polyadenylation specificity factor subunit 6 isoform X8: protein MADGVDHIDIYADVGEEFNQEAEYGGHDQIDLYDDVISPSANNGDAPEDRDYMDSLPPSVGDDVGKGSAPNVVYTYTGKRIALYIGNLTWWTTDEDLTEAVHSLGVNDILEIKFFENRANGQSKGFALVGVGSEASSKKLMDLLPKRELHGQNPVVTPCNKQFLSQFELQSRKTTQSGQMSGEGKAGPPGGSSRATFPPSNRGRGRFPGTLPGGDRFPGPAGPGGPPPPFPAGQTPPRPPLGPPGPPGPPGPPPPGQVLPPPLTGPPNRGDRPPPPVLFPGQPFGQPPLGPLPPGPPPPVPGYGPPPGPPPPQQGPPPPPGPFPPRPPGPLGPPLTLAPPPHLPGPPPGAPPPAPHVNPAFFPPPASSGIPTSDSRGPPPSDPYGRPPPYDRGDYGPPGREIDAARTPLSEAEFEEIMNRNRAISSSAISRAVSDASAAEYGSAIETLVTAISLIKQSKVSADDRCKVLISSLQDCLHGIESKSYGSGSRRERSRERDHSRSREKSRRHKSRSRDRHDDYYRERSRERERHRDRDRDRDRERDREREYRHR from the exons ATGGCGGACGGCGTGGACCACATAGATATCTACGCCGACGTGGGAGAGGAGTTTAACCAG GAAGCTGAATATGGTGGGCATGATCAAATAGATCTGTATGACGACGTCATCTCCCCATCTGCCAATAACGGCGATGCACCAGAGGATCGGGATTATATGGACTCTCTTCCACCTTCTGTTGGAGATGATGTAGGCAAAGGATCAGCACCAAATGTTGTCTACACATATACAGGAAAGAGAATTGCATTGTACATTGGGAATCTTACATGG TGGACCACAGATGAAGATTTAACTGAAGCAGTTCATTCCCTTGGGGTAAATGATATTTTGGAGATAAAATTTTTTGAAAACCGTGCTAATGGCCAGTCCAAAGG ATTTGCTCTTGTAGGTGTAGGATCTGAAGCATCTTCAAAAAAACTGATGGATCTCTTACCTAAAAGAGAATTACATGGTCAAAATCCAGTTGTAACTCCATGTAACAAGCAatttctgagtcaatttgaaTTGCAGTCAAGAAAAA CCACACAGTCTGGCCAGATGTCTGGAGAAGGAAAAGCTGGTCCTCCAGGAGGCAGTTCACGGGCAACATTTCCACCAAGTAACCGAGGGAGGGGCCGTTTTCCAGGCACCCTTCCTGGAGGAGACAGATTTCCTGGGCCAGCTGGACCAGGAGGACCCCCACCACCTTTTCCAG CTGGACAGACTCCTCCACGTCCACCACTAGGTCCTCCTGGCCCACCAGGTCCTCCAGGTCCTCCTCCACCTGGCCAGGTGCTACCTCCTCCATTAACTGGTCCTCCTAATCGTGGTGACCGCCCCCCTCCTCCAGTTCTATTTCCAGGACAGCCCTTTGGTCAACCTCCACTGGGCCCACTTCCCCCTGGGCCTCCACCTCCAGTTCCAGGCTATGGTCCTCCACCAGGCCCCCCACCCCCCCAGCAGGGCCCTCCTCCACCTCCTGGCCCATTCCCCCCTCGTCCACCTGGCCCCCTAGGGCCACCTCTCACACTGGCTCCTCCTCCACACTTACCTGGGCCGCCACCAGGTGCTCCCCCGCCAGCCCCACACGTGAATCCAGCTTTCTTCCCCCCACCAGCCAGCAGTGGCATACCTACATCAGACAGTCGTGGTCCACCACCATCAGACCCGTATGGCCGACCCCCGCCATATGACAGAGGTGATTATGGGCCACCAGGCAG AGAAATTGATGCTGCAAGGACACCTCTAAGTGAAGCAGAATTTGAAGAAATCATGAATAGAAATAGGGCTATATCTAGCAGTGCCATTTCAAGAGCAGTATCAGATGCGAGTGCTG CGGAGTATGGAAGTGCTATAGAAACCTTGGTGACTGCAATTTCATTGATTAAACAGTCCAAAGTGTCTGCTGATGATCGCTGTAAAGTACTTATTAGCTCTCTGCAAGACTGCCTGCATGGAATCGAGTCCAAGTCTTATGGTTCTGGGTCAAG ACGTGAGCGATCAAGAGAAAGAGACCACAGCAGATCAAGAGAGAAAAGCCGGCGCCACAAATCTCGTAGCAGAGATCGGCATGATGATTATTATCGGGAACGAAGCCGGGAACGCGAGAGACATCGTGACCGCGATAGAGACCGTGACAGAGAGCGTGACAGAGAACGGGAATATCGACATCGTTAA
- the cpsf6 gene encoding cleavage and polyadenylation specificity factor subunit 6 isoform X6, with the protein MADGVDHIDIYADVGEEFNQEAEYGGHDQIDLYDDVISPSANNGDAPEDRDYMDSLPPSVGDDVGKGSAPNVVYTYTGKRIALYIGNLTWWTTDEDLTEAVHSLGVNDILEIKFFENRANGQSKGFALVGVGSEASSKKLMDLLPKRELHGQNPVVTPCNKQFLSQFELQSRKTTQSGQMSGEGKAGPPGGSSRATFPPSNRGRGRFPGTLPGGDRFPGPAGPGGPPPPFPAGQTPPRPPLGPPGPPGPPGPPPPGQVLPPPLTGPPNRGDRPPPPVLFPGQPFGQPPLGPLPPGPPPPVPGYGPPPGPPPPQQGPPPPPGPFPPRPPGPLGPPLTLAPPPHLPGPPPGAPPPAPHVNPAFFPPPASSGIPTSDSRGPPPSDPYGRPPPYDRGDYGPPGRRFTGNNMSIREQLHMPLYWRQTKNNTQNAGREIDAARTPLSEAEFEEIMNRNRAISSSAISRAVSDASAAEYGSAIETLVTAISLIKQSKVSADDRCKVLISSLQDCLHGIESKSYGSGSRRRERSRERDHSRSREKSRRHKSRSRDRHDDYYRERSRERERHRDRDRDRDRERDREREYRHR; encoded by the exons ATGGCGGACGGCGTGGACCACATAGATATCTACGCCGACGTGGGAGAGGAGTTTAACCAG GAAGCTGAATATGGTGGGCATGATCAAATAGATCTGTATGACGACGTCATCTCCCCATCTGCCAATAACGGCGATGCACCAGAGGATCGGGATTATATGGACTCTCTTCCACCTTCTGTTGGAGATGATGTAGGCAAAGGATCAGCACCAAATGTTGTCTACACATATACAGGAAAGAGAATTGCATTGTACATTGGGAATCTTACATGG TGGACCACAGATGAAGATTTAACTGAAGCAGTTCATTCCCTTGGGGTAAATGATATTTTGGAGATAAAATTTTTTGAAAACCGTGCTAATGGCCAGTCCAAAGG ATTTGCTCTTGTAGGTGTAGGATCTGAAGCATCTTCAAAAAAACTGATGGATCTCTTACCTAAAAGAGAATTACATGGTCAAAATCCAGTTGTAACTCCATGTAACAAGCAatttctgagtcaatttgaaTTGCAGTCAAGAAAAA CCACACAGTCTGGCCAGATGTCTGGAGAAGGAAAAGCTGGTCCTCCAGGAGGCAGTTCACGGGCAACATTTCCACCAAGTAACCGAGGGAGGGGCCGTTTTCCAGGCACCCTTCCTGGAGGAGACAGATTTCCTGGGCCAGCTGGACCAGGAGGACCCCCACCACCTTTTCCAG CTGGACAGACTCCTCCACGTCCACCACTAGGTCCTCCTGGCCCACCAGGTCCTCCAGGTCCTCCTCCACCTGGCCAGGTGCTACCTCCTCCATTAACTGGTCCTCCTAATCGTGGTGACCGCCCCCCTCCTCCAGTTCTATTTCCAGGACAGCCCTTTGGTCAACCTCCACTGGGCCCACTTCCCCCTGGGCCTCCACCTCCAGTTCCAGGCTATGGTCCTCCACCAGGCCCCCCACCCCCCCAGCAGGGCCCTCCTCCACCTCCTGGCCCATTCCCCCCTCGTCCACCTGGCCCCCTAGGGCCACCTCTCACACTGGCTCCTCCTCCACACTTACCTGGGCCGCCACCAGGTGCTCCCCCGCCAGCCCCACACGTGAATCCAGCTTTCTTCCCCCCACCAGCCAGCAGTGGCATACCTACATCAGACAGTCGTGGTCCACCACCATCAGACCCGTATGGCCGACCCCCGCCATATGACAGAGGTGATTATGGGCCACCAGGCAG GCGTTTCACTGGAAATAACATGTCCATAAGAGAACAATTACATATGCCATTGTATTGGAGACAAACGAAAAATAATACTCAAAACGCAGGGAG AGAAATTGATGCTGCAAGGACACCTCTAAGTGAAGCAGAATTTGAAGAAATCATGAATAGAAATAGGGCTATATCTAGCAGTGCCATTTCAAGAGCAGTATCAGATGCGAGTGCTG CGGAGTATGGAAGTGCTATAGAAACCTTGGTGACTGCAATTTCATTGATTAAACAGTCCAAAGTGTCTGCTGATGATCGCTGTAAAGTACTTATTAGCTCTCTGCAAGACTGCCTGCATGGAATCGAGTCCAAGTCTTATGGTTCTGGGTCAAG AAGACGTGAGCGATCAAGAGAAAGAGACCACAGCAGATCAAGAGAGAAAAGCCGGCGCCACAAATCTCGTAGCAGAGATCGGCATGATGATTATTATCGGGAACGAAGCCGGGAACGCGAGAGACATCGTGACCGCGATAGAGACCGTGACAGAGAGCGTGACAGAGAACGGGAATATCGACATCGTTAA
- the cpsf6 gene encoding cleavage and polyadenylation specificity factor subunit 6 isoform X5 has product MAFSGPRGEYGTAFRKRWFMTGLLQLCPRATPFLPRNYYVTKEAEYGGHDQIDLYDDVISPSANNGDAPEDRDYMDSLPPSVGDDVGKGSAPNVVYTYTGKRIALYIGNLTWWTTDEDLTEAVHSLGVNDILEIKFFENRANGQSKGFALVGVGSEASSKKLMDLLPKRELHGQNPVVTPCNKQFLSQFELQSRKTTQSGQMSGEGKAGPPGGSSRATFPPSNRGRGRFPGTLPGGDRFPGPAGPGGPPPPFPAGQTPPRPPLGPPGPPGPPGPPPPGQVLPPPLTGPPNRGDRPPPPVLFPGQPFGQPPLGPLPPGPPPPVPGYGPPPGPPPPQQGPPPPPGPFPPRPPGPLGPPLTLAPPPHLPGPPPGAPPPAPHVNPAFFPPPASSGIPTSDSRGPPPSDPYGRPPPYDRGDYGPPGRRFTGNNMSIREQLHMPLYWRQTKNNTQNAGREIDAARTPLSEAEFEEIMNRNRAISSSAISRAVSDASAAEYGSAIETLVTAISLIKQSKVSADDRCKVLISSLQDCLHGIESKSYGSGSRRRERSRERDHSRSREKSRRHKSRSRDRHDDYYRERSRERERHRDRDRDRDRERDREREYRHR; this is encoded by the exons ATGGCCTTCTCTGGGCCCCGCGGAGAATATGGAACGGCTTTCCGTAAGAGGTGGTTTATGACTGGGCTGCTTCAGCTTTGTCCACGCGCGACCCCTTTCCTCCCGAGAAATTATTACGTGACCAAG GAAGCTGAATATGGTGGGCATGATCAAATAGATCTGTATGACGACGTCATCTCCCCATCTGCCAATAACGGCGATGCACCAGAGGATCGGGATTATATGGACTCTCTTCCACCTTCTGTTGGAGATGATGTAGGCAAAGGATCAGCACCAAATGTTGTCTACACATATACAGGAAAGAGAATTGCATTGTACATTGGGAATCTTACATGG TGGACCACAGATGAAGATTTAACTGAAGCAGTTCATTCCCTTGGGGTAAATGATATTTTGGAGATAAAATTTTTTGAAAACCGTGCTAATGGCCAGTCCAAAGG ATTTGCTCTTGTAGGTGTAGGATCTGAAGCATCTTCAAAAAAACTGATGGATCTCTTACCTAAAAGAGAATTACATGGTCAAAATCCAGTTGTAACTCCATGTAACAAGCAatttctgagtcaatttgaaTTGCAGTCAAGAAAAA CCACACAGTCTGGCCAGATGTCTGGAGAAGGAAAAGCTGGTCCTCCAGGAGGCAGTTCACGGGCAACATTTCCACCAAGTAACCGAGGGAGGGGCCGTTTTCCAGGCACCCTTCCTGGAGGAGACAGATTTCCTGGGCCAGCTGGACCAGGAGGACCCCCACCACCTTTTCCAG CTGGACAGACTCCTCCACGTCCACCACTAGGTCCTCCTGGCCCACCAGGTCCTCCAGGTCCTCCTCCACCTGGCCAGGTGCTACCTCCTCCATTAACTGGTCCTCCTAATCGTGGTGACCGCCCCCCTCCTCCAGTTCTATTTCCAGGACAGCCCTTTGGTCAACCTCCACTGGGCCCACTTCCCCCTGGGCCTCCACCTCCAGTTCCAGGCTATGGTCCTCCACCAGGCCCCCCACCCCCCCAGCAGGGCCCTCCTCCACCTCCTGGCCCATTCCCCCCTCGTCCACCTGGCCCCCTAGGGCCACCTCTCACACTGGCTCCTCCTCCACACTTACCTGGGCCGCCACCAGGTGCTCCCCCGCCAGCCCCACACGTGAATCCAGCTTTCTTCCCCCCACCAGCCAGCAGTGGCATACCTACATCAGACAGTCGTGGTCCACCACCATCAGACCCGTATGGCCGACCCCCGCCATATGACAGAGGTGATTATGGGCCACCAGGCAG GCGTTTCACTGGAAATAACATGTCCATAAGAGAACAATTACATATGCCATTGTATTGGAGACAAACGAAAAATAATACTCAAAACGCAGGGAG AGAAATTGATGCTGCAAGGACACCTCTAAGTGAAGCAGAATTTGAAGAAATCATGAATAGAAATAGGGCTATATCTAGCAGTGCCATTTCAAGAGCAGTATCAGATGCGAGTGCTG CGGAGTATGGAAGTGCTATAGAAACCTTGGTGACTGCAATTTCATTGATTAAACAGTCCAAAGTGTCTGCTGATGATCGCTGTAAAGTACTTATTAGCTCTCTGCAAGACTGCCTGCATGGAATCGAGTCCAAGTCTTATGGTTCTGGGTCAAG AAGACGTGAGCGATCAAGAGAAAGAGACCACAGCAGATCAAGAGAGAAAAGCCGGCGCCACAAATCTCGTAGCAGAGATCGGCATGATGATTATTATCGGGAACGAAGCCGGGAACGCGAGAGACATCGTGACCGCGATAGAGACCGTGACAGAGAGCGTGACAGAGAACGGGAATATCGACATCGTTAA
- the cpsf6 gene encoding cleavage and polyadenylation specificity factor subunit 6 isoform X1: MAWEAIDPEKMRLLFGVLYRSYIIPVFEELSSLEAEYGGHDQIDLYDDVISPSANNGDAPEDRDYMDSLPPSVGDDVGKGSAPNVVYTYTGKRIALYIGNLTWWTTDEDLTEAVHSLGVNDILEIKFFENRANGQSKGFALVGVGSEASSKKLMDLLPKRELHGQNPVVTPCNKQFLSQFELQSRKTTQSGQMSGEGKAGPPGGSSRATFPPSNRGRGRFPGTLPGGDRFPGPAGPGGPPPPFPAGQTPPRPPLGPPGPPGPPGPPPPGQVLPPPLTGPPNRGDRPPPPVLFPGQPFGQPPLGPLPPGPPPPVPGYGPPPGPPPPQQGPPPPPGPFPPRPPGPLGPPLTLAPPPHLPGPPPGAPPPAPHVNPAFFPPPASSGIPTSDSRGPPPSDPYGRPPPYDRGDYGPPGRRFTGNNMSIREQLHMPLYWRQTKNNTQNAGREIDAARTPLSEAEFEEIMNRNRAISSSAISRAVSDASAAEYGSAIETLVTAISLIKQSKVSADDRCKVLISSLQDCLHGIESKSYGSGSRRRERSRERDHSRSREKSRRHKSRSRDRHDDYYRERSRERERHRDRDRDRDRERDREREYRHR, translated from the exons GAAGCTGAATATGGTGGGCATGATCAAATAGATCTGTATGACGACGTCATCTCCCCATCTGCCAATAACGGCGATGCACCAGAGGATCGGGATTATATGGACTCTCTTCCACCTTCTGTTGGAGATGATGTAGGCAAAGGATCAGCACCAAATGTTGTCTACACATATACAGGAAAGAGAATTGCATTGTACATTGGGAATCTTACATGG TGGACCACAGATGAAGATTTAACTGAAGCAGTTCATTCCCTTGGGGTAAATGATATTTTGGAGATAAAATTTTTTGAAAACCGTGCTAATGGCCAGTCCAAAGG ATTTGCTCTTGTAGGTGTAGGATCTGAAGCATCTTCAAAAAAACTGATGGATCTCTTACCTAAAAGAGAATTACATGGTCAAAATCCAGTTGTAACTCCATGTAACAAGCAatttctgagtcaatttgaaTTGCAGTCAAGAAAAA CCACACAGTCTGGCCAGATGTCTGGAGAAGGAAAAGCTGGTCCTCCAGGAGGCAGTTCACGGGCAACATTTCCACCAAGTAACCGAGGGAGGGGCCGTTTTCCAGGCACCCTTCCTGGAGGAGACAGATTTCCTGGGCCAGCTGGACCAGGAGGACCCCCACCACCTTTTCCAG CTGGACAGACTCCTCCACGTCCACCACTAGGTCCTCCTGGCCCACCAGGTCCTCCAGGTCCTCCTCCACCTGGCCAGGTGCTACCTCCTCCATTAACTGGTCCTCCTAATCGTGGTGACCGCCCCCCTCCTCCAGTTCTATTTCCAGGACAGCCCTTTGGTCAACCTCCACTGGGCCCACTTCCCCCTGGGCCTCCACCTCCAGTTCCAGGCTATGGTCCTCCACCAGGCCCCCCACCCCCCCAGCAGGGCCCTCCTCCACCTCCTGGCCCATTCCCCCCTCGTCCACCTGGCCCCCTAGGGCCACCTCTCACACTGGCTCCTCCTCCACACTTACCTGGGCCGCCACCAGGTGCTCCCCCGCCAGCCCCACACGTGAATCCAGCTTTCTTCCCCCCACCAGCCAGCAGTGGCATACCTACATCAGACAGTCGTGGTCCACCACCATCAGACCCGTATGGCCGACCCCCGCCATATGACAGAGGTGATTATGGGCCACCAGGCAG GCGTTTCACTGGAAATAACATGTCCATAAGAGAACAATTACATATGCCATTGTATTGGAGACAAACGAAAAATAATACTCAAAACGCAGGGAG AGAAATTGATGCTGCAAGGACACCTCTAAGTGAAGCAGAATTTGAAGAAATCATGAATAGAAATAGGGCTATATCTAGCAGTGCCATTTCAAGAGCAGTATCAGATGCGAGTGCTG CGGAGTATGGAAGTGCTATAGAAACCTTGGTGACTGCAATTTCATTGATTAAACAGTCCAAAGTGTCTGCTGATGATCGCTGTAAAGTACTTATTAGCTCTCTGCAAGACTGCCTGCATGGAATCGAGTCCAAGTCTTATGGTTCTGGGTCAAG AAGACGTGAGCGATCAAGAGAAAGAGACCACAGCAGATCAAGAGAGAAAAGCCGGCGCCACAAATCTCGTAGCAGAGATCGGCATGATGATTATTATCGGGAACGAAGCCGGGAACGCGAGAGACATCGTGACCGCGATAGAGACCGTGACAGAGAGCGTGACAGAGAACGGGAATATCGACATCGTTAA
- the cpsf6 gene encoding cleavage and polyadenylation specificity factor subunit 6 isoform X2, producing MAWEAIDPEKMRLLFGVLYRSYIIPVFEELSSLEAEYGGHDQIDLYDDVISPSANNGDAPEDRDYMDSLPPSVGDDVGKGSAPNVVYTYTGKRIALYIGNLTWWTTDEDLTEAVHSLGVNDILEIKFFENRANGQSKGFALVGVGSEASSKKLMDLLPKRELHGQNPVVTPCNKQFLSQFELQSRKTTQSGQMSGEGKAGPPGGSSRATFPPSNRGRGRFPGTLPGGDRFPGPAGPGGPPPPFPAGQTPPRPPLGPPGPPGPPGPPPPGQVLPPPLTGPPNRGDRPPPPVLFPGQPFGQPPLGPLPPGPPPPVPGYGPPPGPPPPQQGPPPPPGPFPPRPPGPLGPPLTLAPPPHLPGPPPGAPPPAPHVNPAFFPPPASSGIPTSDSRGPPPSDPYGRPPPYDRGDYGPPGRRFTGNNMSIREQLHMPLYWRQTKNNTQNAGREIDAARTPLSEAEFEEIMNRNRAISSSAISRAVSDASAAEYGSAIETLVTAISLIKQSKVSADDRCKVLISSLQDCLHGIESKSYGSGSRRERSRERDHSRSREKSRRHKSRSRDRHDDYYRERSRERERHRDRDRDRDRERDREREYRHR from the exons GAAGCTGAATATGGTGGGCATGATCAAATAGATCTGTATGACGACGTCATCTCCCCATCTGCCAATAACGGCGATGCACCAGAGGATCGGGATTATATGGACTCTCTTCCACCTTCTGTTGGAGATGATGTAGGCAAAGGATCAGCACCAAATGTTGTCTACACATATACAGGAAAGAGAATTGCATTGTACATTGGGAATCTTACATGG TGGACCACAGATGAAGATTTAACTGAAGCAGTTCATTCCCTTGGGGTAAATGATATTTTGGAGATAAAATTTTTTGAAAACCGTGCTAATGGCCAGTCCAAAGG ATTTGCTCTTGTAGGTGTAGGATCTGAAGCATCTTCAAAAAAACTGATGGATCTCTTACCTAAAAGAGAATTACATGGTCAAAATCCAGTTGTAACTCCATGTAACAAGCAatttctgagtcaatttgaaTTGCAGTCAAGAAAAA CCACACAGTCTGGCCAGATGTCTGGAGAAGGAAAAGCTGGTCCTCCAGGAGGCAGTTCACGGGCAACATTTCCACCAAGTAACCGAGGGAGGGGCCGTTTTCCAGGCACCCTTCCTGGAGGAGACAGATTTCCTGGGCCAGCTGGACCAGGAGGACCCCCACCACCTTTTCCAG CTGGACAGACTCCTCCACGTCCACCACTAGGTCCTCCTGGCCCACCAGGTCCTCCAGGTCCTCCTCCACCTGGCCAGGTGCTACCTCCTCCATTAACTGGTCCTCCTAATCGTGGTGACCGCCCCCCTCCTCCAGTTCTATTTCCAGGACAGCCCTTTGGTCAACCTCCACTGGGCCCACTTCCCCCTGGGCCTCCACCTCCAGTTCCAGGCTATGGTCCTCCACCAGGCCCCCCACCCCCCCAGCAGGGCCCTCCTCCACCTCCTGGCCCATTCCCCCCTCGTCCACCTGGCCCCCTAGGGCCACCTCTCACACTGGCTCCTCCTCCACACTTACCTGGGCCGCCACCAGGTGCTCCCCCGCCAGCCCCACACGTGAATCCAGCTTTCTTCCCCCCACCAGCCAGCAGTGGCATACCTACATCAGACAGTCGTGGTCCACCACCATCAGACCCGTATGGCCGACCCCCGCCATATGACAGAGGTGATTATGGGCCACCAGGCAG GCGTTTCACTGGAAATAACATGTCCATAAGAGAACAATTACATATGCCATTGTATTGGAGACAAACGAAAAATAATACTCAAAACGCAGGGAG AGAAATTGATGCTGCAAGGACACCTCTAAGTGAAGCAGAATTTGAAGAAATCATGAATAGAAATAGGGCTATATCTAGCAGTGCCATTTCAAGAGCAGTATCAGATGCGAGTGCTG CGGAGTATGGAAGTGCTATAGAAACCTTGGTGACTGCAATTTCATTGATTAAACAGTCCAAAGTGTCTGCTGATGATCGCTGTAAAGTACTTATTAGCTCTCTGCAAGACTGCCTGCATGGAATCGAGTCCAAGTCTTATGGTTCTGGGTCAAG ACGTGAGCGATCAAGAGAAAGAGACCACAGCAGATCAAGAGAGAAAAGCCGGCGCCACAAATCTCGTAGCAGAGATCGGCATGATGATTATTATCGGGAACGAAGCCGGGAACGCGAGAGACATCGTGACCGCGATAGAGACCGTGACAGAGAGCGTGACAGAGAACGGGAATATCGACATCGTTAA